The following coding sequences lie in one Arachis ipaensis cultivar K30076 chromosome B03, Araip1.1, whole genome shotgun sequence genomic window:
- the LOC107631473 gene encoding DNA polymerase eta isoform X1, with product MPVAKRETSDGRVIAHVDMDCFYVQVEQRKQPNLRGLPTAVIQYNSFKGGALIAVSYEARNFGVKRSMRGDEAKDVCPQIHLVQVPVARGKADLNSYRNAGSEVVSILSKKGRCERASIDEVYLDLTDAAETMLLEMPPEAREDIEEEVLKSHVLGLEIKEGSDAKEEVRKWIRRGDATYQDKLLACGAFIVANLRMQVLKDTEFTCSAGIAHNKMLAKLASGMNKPAQQTVVPQSSVGGLLESLPIKKMKQLGGKLGSSLQSDLGCKTVGDLLQFSEEKLQQCYGINTGTWLWNIARGINGEEVEGRLLPKSHGSGKTFPGPQALKTLASVQHWLNELCEELSERLQSDLNQNKRIAHTLTLHARAYKKGESDSLRKFPSKSCPLRYGTTKIQEDALTLFQAALREFLGFCNSKTHGNENNNWGVTSLSVSASKIVPIPSGTHSIVKYFGGQVPSSSSFNQPLGNAFDEAVPSSPSGSENCSGLISYELQQNYPEGDTEIKNSEACLHEQDPLCNLSRKVDSSLKESSLESPAGSEHRTTKSEPYRDLPAKDHRPLSSTPSLKAVEKKKTAGNNLKGNYSIMDFFNNYQNSQSSLEHKNVTNAHDVKTASSFGLPSTMDSYSTCNQIEQPAERCREEIDSNVGECSVPNMSQRRQAWDYNIDEIDHSVIEELPPEIQQEFQAWLRPHKRPNVPNSKRGSSITHYFLPDKSR from the exons TGGAGCAGAGGAAGCAGCCAAATTTACGGGGCTTACCCACTGCAGTCATACAATACAACTCATTCAAAGGTGGCGCTTTGATTGCCGTTAGCTACGAGGCTCGCAACTTTGGTGTCAAACG ttCAATGCGTGGTGATGAAGCAAAGGACGTGTGCCCGCAAATTCACCTGGTCCAAGTCCCTGTGGCGCGTGGTAAAGCCGATCTCAATAGCTACAGGAACGCAGGATCTGAG GTTGTTTCTATTCTTTCAAAGAAGGGTCGTTGTGAGAGGGCTTCGATTGATGAGGTGTATCTTGATCTCACTGATGCTGCTGAAACAATGTTATTGGAAATGCCTCCAGAAGCTAGAGAGGATATTGAAGAGGAAGTTCTGAAGTCACATGTTTTGGGACTTGAAATTAAG GAGGGAAGTGATGCCAAAGAAGAAGTCAGGAAATGGATTCGTAGGGGTGATGCTACTTACCAAGACAAACTTTTAGCTTGTGGGGCCTTTATTGTTGCCAACCTTAGGATGCAAGTGTTGAAAGATACAGAATTCACCTGTTCTGCTGGTATTGCTCATAATAAG ATGCTAGCGAAACTAGCCAGTGGAATGAACAAACCTGCACAACAAACTGTTGTGCCACAGTCATCGGTTGGAGGGTTGCTTGAGTCTTTGCCAATAAAGAAAAT GAAACAGCTGGGGGGAAAGCTGGGCAGTTCCTTACAAAGTGATCTCGGTTGCAAAACTGTTGGTGATTTGCTTCAGTTTTCAGAGGAGAAGCTACAGCAGTGTTATGGGATCAATACTGG TACCTGGTTGTGGAATATTGCAAGAGGAATAAATGGCGAAGAAGTTGAGGGGCGACTACTTCCCAAGAGCCATGGTTCTGGCAAAACATTTCCTGGGCCTCAAGCTTTGAAGACACTTGCCTCT GTTCAGCACTGGCTTAATGAATTGTGCGAAGAGCTAAGTGAACGTCTTCAGTCTGACCTGAACCAAAACAAACGGATTGCGCACACACTAACACTGCATGCTAGAGCATATAAG AAAGGAGAATCAGATTCACTTAGAAAGTTCCCTTCTAAATCTTGTCCTTTAAGATACGGAACTACAAAGATTCAAGAAGATGCCCTCACTCTGTTTCAAGCTGCATTACGTGAATTTTTGGGCTTTTGCAACTCTAAGACTCATGGGAATGAAAATAACAACTGGGGAGTTACATCACTGTCTGTTTCTGCTAGTAAGATAGTCCCCATACCATCT GGGACACATTCCATTGTAAAATATTTTGGTGGGCAAGTTCCATCTAGCTCATCATTTAATCAACCACTAGGCAATGCATTTGATGAAGCTGTACCATCATCTCCGTCAG GTAGTGAAAATTGTTCAGGATTAATTTCCTATGAATTACAGCAAAATTATCCTGAAGGAGATACGGAAATTAAGAATTCAGAGGCTTGTTTGCATGAACAG GATCCATTGTGTAATTTATCCAGGAAAGTAGATAGCTCGCTCAAAGAATCCTCCCTTGAGTCACCTGCAG GAAGTGAACACAGAACAACAAAGAGTGAACCATATAGAGATTTACCTGCAAAAGATCATAGGCCTCTTTCTAGTACACCCAGTTTGAAAGCAGTTGAGAAGAAAAAGACTGCGGGAAATAACCTTAAG GGGAATTATTCAATTATGGATTTCTTCAATAATTACCAAAATTCCCAGTCTTCGTTGGAGCATAAGAATGTGACAAATGCCCATGATGTTAAAACAGCATCATCCTTTG GACTTCCGTCTACCATGGATAGCTATTCAACATGCAATCAAATTGAGCAGCCAGCTGAGAGATGTCGTGAAGAGATTGATAGTAACGTTGGGGAATGTAGTGTGCCTAATATGTCACAACGGCGACAAGCTTGGGACTATAACATTGATGAGATTGACCACTCTGTCATTGAAGAATTACCACCAGAAATCCAGCAAGAGTTTCAAGCCTGGCTTCGACCTCACAAGCGGCCTAATGTACCTAACAGTAAAAGAGGTTCCAGTATTACTCACTATTTCTTACCAGACAAAAGTAGATGA
- the LOC107631473 gene encoding DNA polymerase eta isoform X2 produces MPVAKRETSDGRVIAHVDMDCFYVQVEQRKQPNLRGLPTAVIQYNSFKGGALIAVSYEARNFGVKRSMRGDEAKDVCPQIHLVQVPVARGKADLNSYRNAGSEVVSILSKKGRCERASIDEVYLDLTDAAETMLLEMPPEAREDIEEEVLKSHVLGLEIKEGSDAKEEVRKWIRRGDATYQDKLLACGAFIVANLRMQVLKDTEFTCSAGIAHNKMLAKLASGMNKPAQQTVVPQSSVGGLLESLPIKKMKQLGGKLGSSLQSDLGCKTVGDLLQFSEEKLQQCYGINTGTWLWNIARGINGEEVEGRLLPKSHGSGKTFPGPQALKTLASVQHWLNELCEELSERLQSDLNQNKRIAHTLTLHARAYKKGESDSLRKFPSKSCPLRYGTTKIQEDALTLFQAALREFLGFCNSKTHGNENNNWGVTSLSVSASKIVPIPSGTHSIVKYFGGQVPSSSSFNQPLGNAFDEAVPSSPSGSENCSGLISYELQQNYPEGDTEIKNSEACLHEQDPLCNLSRKVDSSLKESSLESPAGSEHRTTKSEPYRDLPAKDHRPLSSTPSLKAVEKKKTAGNNLKDFRLPWIAIQHAIKLSSQLRDVVKRLIVTLGNVVCLICHNGDKLGTITLMRLTTLSLKNYHQKSSKSFKPGFDLTSGLMYLTVKEVPVLLTISYQTKVDEMIWSAVHSVNILEICSCFVIDGDFMDST; encoded by the exons TGGAGCAGAGGAAGCAGCCAAATTTACGGGGCTTACCCACTGCAGTCATACAATACAACTCATTCAAAGGTGGCGCTTTGATTGCCGTTAGCTACGAGGCTCGCAACTTTGGTGTCAAACG ttCAATGCGTGGTGATGAAGCAAAGGACGTGTGCCCGCAAATTCACCTGGTCCAAGTCCCTGTGGCGCGTGGTAAAGCCGATCTCAATAGCTACAGGAACGCAGGATCTGAG GTTGTTTCTATTCTTTCAAAGAAGGGTCGTTGTGAGAGGGCTTCGATTGATGAGGTGTATCTTGATCTCACTGATGCTGCTGAAACAATGTTATTGGAAATGCCTCCAGAAGCTAGAGAGGATATTGAAGAGGAAGTTCTGAAGTCACATGTTTTGGGACTTGAAATTAAG GAGGGAAGTGATGCCAAAGAAGAAGTCAGGAAATGGATTCGTAGGGGTGATGCTACTTACCAAGACAAACTTTTAGCTTGTGGGGCCTTTATTGTTGCCAACCTTAGGATGCAAGTGTTGAAAGATACAGAATTCACCTGTTCTGCTGGTATTGCTCATAATAAG ATGCTAGCGAAACTAGCCAGTGGAATGAACAAACCTGCACAACAAACTGTTGTGCCACAGTCATCGGTTGGAGGGTTGCTTGAGTCTTTGCCAATAAAGAAAAT GAAACAGCTGGGGGGAAAGCTGGGCAGTTCCTTACAAAGTGATCTCGGTTGCAAAACTGTTGGTGATTTGCTTCAGTTTTCAGAGGAGAAGCTACAGCAGTGTTATGGGATCAATACTGG TACCTGGTTGTGGAATATTGCAAGAGGAATAAATGGCGAAGAAGTTGAGGGGCGACTACTTCCCAAGAGCCATGGTTCTGGCAAAACATTTCCTGGGCCTCAAGCTTTGAAGACACTTGCCTCT GTTCAGCACTGGCTTAATGAATTGTGCGAAGAGCTAAGTGAACGTCTTCAGTCTGACCTGAACCAAAACAAACGGATTGCGCACACACTAACACTGCATGCTAGAGCATATAAG AAAGGAGAATCAGATTCACTTAGAAAGTTCCCTTCTAAATCTTGTCCTTTAAGATACGGAACTACAAAGATTCAAGAAGATGCCCTCACTCTGTTTCAAGCTGCATTACGTGAATTTTTGGGCTTTTGCAACTCTAAGACTCATGGGAATGAAAATAACAACTGGGGAGTTACATCACTGTCTGTTTCTGCTAGTAAGATAGTCCCCATACCATCT GGGACACATTCCATTGTAAAATATTTTGGTGGGCAAGTTCCATCTAGCTCATCATTTAATCAACCACTAGGCAATGCATTTGATGAAGCTGTACCATCATCTCCGTCAG GTAGTGAAAATTGTTCAGGATTAATTTCCTATGAATTACAGCAAAATTATCCTGAAGGAGATACGGAAATTAAGAATTCAGAGGCTTGTTTGCATGAACAG GATCCATTGTGTAATTTATCCAGGAAAGTAGATAGCTCGCTCAAAGAATCCTCCCTTGAGTCACCTGCAG GAAGTGAACACAGAACAACAAAGAGTGAACCATATAGAGATTTACCTGCAAAAGATCATAGGCCTCTTTCTAGTACACCCAGTTTGAAAGCAGTTGAGAAGAAAAAGACTGCGGGAAATAACCTTAAG GACTTCCGTCTACCATGGATAGCTATTCAACATGCAATCAAATTGAGCAGCCAGCTGAGAGATGTCGTGAAGAGATTGATAGTAACGTTGGGGAATGTAGTGTGCCTAATATGTCACAACGGCGACAAGCTTGGGACTATAACATTGATGAGATTGACCACTCTGTCATTGAAGAATTACCACCAGAAATCCAGCAAGAGTTTCAAGCCTGGCTTCGACCTCACAAGCGGCCTAATGTACCTAACAGTAAAAGAGGTTCCAGTATTACTCACTATTTCTTACCAGACAAAAGTAGATGAAATGATTTGGTCTGCTGTGCATAGTGTAAATATTTTAGAAATATGCAGTTGCTTTGTGATTGACGGCGATTTCATGGATTCAACATGA